ATTCAACCGGCGAAAGTCGACATGGCCGTCTTCTGCTTCGGAAAAATCAGGACGTTCACGGTAGACCCCGGGCGAAAACTCGACATAGCCATCCTTTCCGGGGAAAGGAAGGGTACCGCGGGCCAAAAGGAGGTTAGAGCAGGACTTTCCGTGTCGCACGGCGTAACAGAGTTCCAGGCACTGTTGCTTGATCAGGCCGTAACGAATGCCAAATTCCTTGAAAATGGCGAGCAGTCGCTCGGGAGAAAGCTCGAGACTCGGTTTTTTAACGACGACCGCCCCTCGGCACTCCAGGCCGTCATTGACCACGACCAGGCGCAAGGCATAGCTGCCGTCGCTGCTCTGCACTGTCAAGGAATTGGGTAGCGGTTCCGCCGTATCGGTCATGCAATATCCCTTTTCGTGGCTATATCGCCGTTTTTTCCATAAATAGCGGTGATTTCACCAGAACAATCACGACCATTAGACTCAATATTTCTAATTAGCAAAAAACGTGCCTCGACATCAATTTTAACCTAAAAGCGATCAGATAAAAGCCAATCGATGTAATAAAGCAGATCAGGAAATGATTTGTCGAGGCGATGGATTTACACCCCGGGGGCTGGGGAGAACTCCCTCAAAAACGGAAGAAAATCAGTCGGAAGGGGCGCATCGATGGTCATGAAGTGGCGGGATTCCGGGGAGAAAAAGCCAAGGCGCGAGGCATGGAGCAGATGGCGCCGCAGGTGAAGACAGCTTCCGCCCAAGGAGAGAGAGGTCGGACCACCGTAAAGCTCATCCCCTAACAGGGGATGGCCCAAGCCGGCAAGATGGGTACGGATCTGGTGGGTGCGCCCGGTTTTCGGTAGGGCTTCGACCAGAGCGAACTGCGCAGCCCGGGAAAGAGTACGAAAATGGGTCTCGGCGATTTGGCCACCGCTGGTGACGGCAATGGTCCGGCCCCGCACACCGGCTTTGAGGCTATTACGCACGGAAAACACGTCTGGGGGATTGCCCGCCACCAGCGCCAGATAGGTCTTTTCGACTTGACGCTGCGCGAACTGACGGGCCAGGTCGCGATTCGTTTCGATATTGAGGGCAAAGAGGAGCACGCCGGTGGTATCCCCGTCGAGGCGATGGAGCAAGATCGGAGTTTCGCCCCCCTCCCCTGCGGCCAATTCTTCACGAACGAGGTCGAGGGCGTTGCCCCGACCGTCCACGGTGGGATGGGAGTGAAACCCCGCCGGTTTGTCGATGGCAAGGAGGCCTTCATCCCGATAAAGGATGTGCAGTTCCGGTTTCGCTGGCGGCGGACTCTCCCCGGCAAGGGTCAAAAAAACCCGTTCATTCCCCCGTAACGAGTAATTGGCGCGGCGTTGCACTCGGCCATCGACAAAGACGCAGCCCCCGTCCAACGCCCGCTTGATGGTCTTGCGCGAAACGCCGGCGAGACATCCGGCAAGAAAAAGGTCGAGACGTGTGCCGGCATCCTTACCCTCAGCGAACAACTCCTCCCGCCGTTTGCTCATGCCAGGGTACCGTGCAAGGCCCCGTCCCGCCAGGCATCAACGGTCACCGGCAGGCGTCTTCCGGCAAGCCGAGCGTTTCCGGGGAAAAGAACATTGAGATAATTACGGGTCAAGCCTCGGCAGGCACCGCGCCCTGCGCCCCTTTCAACGACCACCTCCAGAGTGCGACCGATGAAGCTTTGCGCAAACGCCCGATGCTTTCTCTCCCCCAGTTCCCGCAGTCGCGCGGCCCGCTCCTTGACAATCGCGCCATGCACCTGTCCGGCCATGGCTGCCGCCGGGGTTCCGGGACGGCGGCTGAAGGGAAAAACATGCAGATGGGATACCGGTAACTCCTCGATCAACTGCAGGGTGTGGGCGAATTCGTCATCGCTTTCGCCGGGAAAGCCGGTGATGAGATCAAGCCCGATGGCCGCTTCGGGGAGGCGCCGGTGGATCGTTGTCACCAGGTCGCGAAAGAAACGGGTATCGTAATGGCGATTCATGCGCTGCAGCACGGCATCATCCCCGGCCTGCAAGGGGATGTGAAAATGGGGGCAAAGGATGGCGGAATCGGCGATCCGCTCGATGAGAGAATCGGGAATTTCCGTCGGTTCCAGCGAGCCCAGACGCAGACGCGCAAGTTCCGTTTCCCCTTCGATGCGCTCAACCAGTTCCAACAGCGTCGTGGCCGGGGCCAAATCGAGGCCGTAACCGCCGATGTGGATACCGGTCAGCACCACTTCGGTATAGCCCCGCGCCGTCAGCGACCGAATCTGCTCGACAACCTCGTCCGCCCGGACCGAACGGCTACGCCCCCGGGCATAGGGGATGATGCAGTAGGAACAGAAAGCGTTACAGCCATTCTGGATCTGGACAAAGGCCCGGCTGCGTTCGGCAAAAGCGGTCAACGGCAAAGGAACCGCCTCCGTTTCGGCAGAAATATCGGAGACAGCGACGCGCGTCCCCTCCCCGGCCTCTTCAAGAAAGTCGAGAAAATTCCTCTTTTCGGCATTGCCGAGAACCACGGCGACGCCGGGGATATCCCGCAACGCCTGGGGGTCGACCTGAGCGTAA
This genomic stretch from Desulfuromonas acetexigens harbors:
- a CDS encoding RluA family pseudouridine synthase, with product MSKRREELFAEGKDAGTRLDLFLAGCLAGVSRKTIKRALDGGCVFVDGRVQRRANYSLRGNERVFLTLAGESPPPAKPELHILYRDEGLLAIDKPAGFHSHPTVDGRGNALDLVREELAAGEGGETPILLHRLDGDTTGVLLFALNIETNRDLARQFAQRQVEKTYLALVAGNPPDVFSVRNSLKAGVRGRTIAVTSGGQIAETHFRTLSRAAQFALVEALPKTGRTHQIRTHLAGLGHPLLGDELYGGPTSLSLGGSCLHLRRHLLHASRLGFFSPESRHFMTIDAPLPTDFLPFLREFSPAPGV
- the mtaB gene encoding tRNA (N(6)-L-threonylcarbamoyladenosine(37)-C(2))-methylthiotransferase MtaB translates to MDRLSRTVAIATLGCKTNQFESAAMEERLNAVGFTVVPFAAGASLVIVNSCTVTAATDSQSRNLIRKARRLNPDCRVVVTGCYAQVDPQALRDIPGVAVVLGNAEKRNFLDFLEEAGEGTRVAVSDISAETEAVPLPLTAFAERSRAFVQIQNGCNAFCSYCIIPYARGRSRSVRADEVVEQIRSLTARGYTEVVLTGIHIGGYGLDLAPATTLLELVERIEGETELARLRLGSLEPTEIPDSLIERIADSAILCPHFHIPLQAGDDAVLQRMNRHYDTRFFRDLVTTIHRRLPEAAIGLDLITGFPGESDDEFAHTLQLIEELPVSHLHVFPFSRRPGTPAAAMAGQVHGAIVKERAARLRELGERKHRAFAQSFIGRTLEVVVERGAGRGACRGLTRNYLNVLFPGNARLAGRRLPVTVDAWRDGALHGTLA